GCATGCTCGGCTTCCTGATGCTGAACCAGTCGCAGGGCGGCGATCTGAACAACATCCAGCCCGGCCTTGATGCGGTTGCCAAGCTGCTTGAAGCGGGCGCGCTGATCGTGTCGACCTCGCCCGAAATCCAGCAGGAATTCGCGCAGAATGACGCGTGGATTGCCCCTTACGCTTCGGATTATGCGTTCACGCTGCGCAAGGCCGGCCTGCCGTCGGGTTTCGCACAGGGCGCTGAAGGTACACCAGCCAGCTACATCACCACCAATGTCGTGGCCGGTCGTCCCAACACCGATCTGGCGCTGAAGTTCGTCGACATGTCGATCTCGCCAGAGGCACAGGAATGCTTTGCCGAGGCACTGCGCTACTCGCCCACCAACTCCAAGGCCGAACTGAGCGCTGAAGTCGCTGCCGACGTCGCCTATGGCGAAGAAGGGGTTGCCGGTCTGATCCGCTTTGATCCCGCCGTGATCGAAGCCAATCGCACCGCCTGGGTTGAAGAGTGGAACAAGACTATCGCTCGCTAAGGCGGTCGATCTGCAAGGCTCTGCTCTGTTCCAACTTGCCCCTGGGCGCAGTCAGAACAGGGCAGAAACGACCTCCCCCAGGGAGACCATGATAGCGGTCCGGACGCGCCACTCCTTTGCCGCCCGGACTGCAGGCCTCTCCAGCCCAAGATGGAGAGGCCACCTTTTTCAGCAATCTTTGGCTTGGCGGCGACCTGGACAAAAATGGGCGCAATCTCATTGTTCGACTCACGCGCCATGAAGTCTACACATAGATGGAATGCCCGATTTCGCCGGGCTGCGTGGAGCAAGGAAGACGCAACGCATGAACGACCGCACAGAGAACCTGCTGCTGGCCTTGCCCGGAATTCTGCTGCTGGGGCTCGCCTTCTTCCTGCCGATCGCCCAGATGTTGCTGCTGAGCATTTCGGGCCCTGAAGGCCCTACTCTGGCGCATTTCGTGCGTTTCCTGTCCGACCCTTACTATCTCAATATTCTGTGGCGCACGGTGAGACTGTCGC
The DNA window shown above is from Devosia litorisediminis and carries:
- a CDS encoding ABC transporter substrate-binding protein, whose amino-acid sequence is MKAILGTTVLSLSALLSTTAFAQDTTFTINSFGGAYETAHRACIITPFEEETGVSVNVVTAYSADAFAQLRAQKDAPQFDVIHFSGGQEIVGAAEGLLAPIDAASLTNAADVYDFAKANLAKGEGPAYSIAAIGLIYNTDAVSPAPTQWADLLNPEYSEHLVLTDISNGYGMLGFLMLNQSQGGDLNNIQPGLDAVAKLLEAGALIVSTSPEIQQEFAQNDAWIAPYASDYAFTLRKAGLPSGFAQGAEGTPASYITTNVVAGRPNTDLALKFVDMSISPEAQECFAEALRYSPTNSKAELSAEVAADVAYGEEGVAGLIRFDPAVIEANRTAWVEEWNKTIAR